A stretch of DNA from Streptomyces gobiensis:
CGAATCCCAGGCCGATCGGGACGATCAATTCCGGATTTGTCGCCTTGTCCCAGTTCAGTACGTAGTCGAAGAGTCCCGCGGAGAAGGTGAACCCTTCACGGATGCCCAGCGCCCAGGTGAGGGCCATCGACGCACCCGTCAGCAGGGCATGGATGCCGTACAGCGCCGGGGCGAGATAGACAAAGGAGAACTCGATGGGCTCGGTGACGCCGGTGACGAACGAGGTCAGCGCGACCGACATCATCATGCCGAGTACGACCTTGCGCCGCTGGGGCTTGGCACAGTGCGCGATGGCCAGGGCGGCGGCCGGCAGGGCGAACATCATGATCGGATAGAAGCCGGTCATAAACATCCCCGCCTCCGGGTCACCGGCCAGGAAGCGGAAGAAGTCGCCGTGGATCTCCTTGCCGTCCTCATCGGTGTACGAGCCGAACTGGTACCAGGCGAAGGTGTTCAGCAACATATGCATCCCGAAGGGGATCAGCAGCCGATTGAGCACGCCGAACACCCCGGACCCCCAGGCGCCCCACCCCGCCAGGGTCTCAGCGAAGCTGTTGAGGCCATTGCCGACCGGTGCCCAGAAGTAGCCGAAGAGCACGGCGAGACCGAGGGCGACAAAGGACATCACCACGGGAACGAAGCGGCGGCCGCTGAAGAAGCCCAGCCAGTCCGGGAGCCGGGTGCGGTGGTATCTCTCCCACACCTTGGCGGTGACGACGCCGACCACAACGCCGCCGAGCACACCCGGATTCACCGGATCCTCGGTGACCGGGTCGATAAAGGCCGTGCCCAGCACGCCCGTGAACACCA
This window harbors:
- a CDS encoding PTS transporter subunit EIIC — translated: MSSDAAPDAKPRKSWQQITLQGLQKLGRSLQLPVAALPAAGLILRLGQPDVLGEDGLGWDRLADVFAGAGDGIIGNIALLFCVGVAIGFARKADGSTAFAAVVAYMVFTGVLGTAFIDPVTEDPVNPGVLGGVVVGVVTAKVWERYHRTRLPDWLGFFSGRRFVPVVMSFVALGLAVLFGYFWAPVGNGLNSFAETLAGWGAWGSGVFGVLNRLLIPFGMHMLLNTFAWYQFGSYTDEDGKEIHGDFFRFLAGDPEAGMFMTGFYPIMMFALPAAALAIAHCAKPQRRKVVLGMMMSVALTSFVTGVTEPIEFSFVYLAPALYGIHALLTGASMALTWALGIREGFTFSAGLFDYVLNWDKATNPELIVPIGLGFAVIYYILFRFVIRKFDLKTPGRESDEEIAEMERENLKP